Proteins found in one Rhodovulum sp. MB263 genomic segment:
- the rimM gene encoding ribosome maturation factor RimM (Essential for efficient processing of 16S rRNA) — protein sequence MTDRVCVGAISGAFGVRGEVRLKSFCADPGAIADYAPLYTEDGSRSFGLRITRAVKEGFAARMSGIETKEEADALKGVRLYADRDRLPSLPDDEFYHADLIGLTVVDPGGKVLGTVRAVHDHGAGDLLEIQGPGLTSTVLLPFTNACVPTVDLAAGRLIADPPEGVFP from the coding sequence ATGACCGACAGGGTCTGCGTCGGCGCGATTTCCGGGGCTTTCGGGGTCCGGGGCGAGGTGCGGCTGAAAAGCTTCTGCGCCGATCCCGGGGCCATTGCCGATTACGCGCCGCTTTACACCGAGGATGGCAGCCGCAGCTTCGGGCTGCGGATCACCCGCGCGGTCAAGGAGGGCTTTGCCGCACGGATGTCCGGGATCGAGACCAAGGAAGAGGCCGATGCGCTGAAGGGCGTTCGGCTTTATGCCGACCGCGACCGGCTGCCCTCGCTGCCCGATGACGAATTCTACCACGCCGACCTGATCGGGCTGACCGTGGTCGACCCGGGCGGCAAGGTGCTGGGCACGGTGCGCGCCGTCCATGACCATGGCGCGGGCGATCTGCTCGAGATCCAGGGGCCGGGACTGACCTCGACCGTGCTTCTGCCCTTCACCAATGCCTGCGTACCGACCGTCGATCTTGCGGCGGGGCGTCTCATTGCGGATCCGCCCGAAGGGGTGTTCCCCTGA
- the trmD gene encoding tRNA (guanosine(37)-N1)-methyltransferase TrmD, whose translation MTDRPKSHGRLSISASLRPGDLMSDRPRLKGAWSARVITLFPDAFPGILGLSLTGKALDQGLWALETIDLRPFGEGRHRNVDDTPAGGGAGMVLRADVVAKAFDRAALGTPGDRGRWPVIYVSPRGAPFTQATARRFAAAEGLTVLCGRFEGVDERVLEEYAVEEVSLGDFVLTGGEIAAEAMIDATVRLLPGVLGNAASTEEESHSAGLLEHPHYTRPADWRGRAIPEVLLSGNHGAIERWRRDMAERLTEARRPDLWAAYRRRTD comes from the coding sequence ATGACGGACAGACCCAAATCCCATGGGCGGCTTTCGATCTCGGCCAGCCTTCGCCCCGGCGACCTGATGTCCGACCGGCCGCGCCTAAAGGGCGCCTGGAGCGCGCGGGTCATCACGCTTTTCCCCGACGCCTTCCCCGGCATCCTCGGTCTGTCCCTGACCGGCAAGGCGCTCGATCAGGGGCTCTGGGCGCTCGAAACCATCGACCTGCGCCCCTTCGGCGAGGGCCGGCACCGCAATGTCGATGACACCCCCGCGGGCGGCGGCGCCGGCATGGTGCTGCGGGCCGATGTGGTGGCGAAGGCCTTCGACCGGGCCGCGCTCGGCACGCCCGGGGATCGCGGCCGCTGGCCGGTGATCTATGTCTCGCCGCGCGGGGCCCCCTTCACCCAGGCCACCGCCCGCCGCTTCGCCGCGGCCGAGGGCCTGACCGTGCTCTGCGGCCGGTTCGAAGGGGTCGACGAGCGCGTACTCGAGGAATACGCGGTCGAGGAAGTGTCCTTGGGCGATTTCGTCCTGACCGGCGGCGAGATCGCGGCCGAGGCGATGATCGACGCCACCGTGCGGCTGTTGCCGGGGGTGCTGGGCAATGCCGCCTCGACCGAGGAGGAAAGCCATTCCGCCGGGCTGCTGGAGCATCCCCACTATACCCGCCCCGCCGACTGGCGCGGCCGGGCCATTCCCGAGGTGCTGCTGTCGGGCAATCACGGTGCCATCGAGCGCTGGCGCCGCGACATGGCCGAGCGCCTGACCGAGGCCCGCCGCCCCGATCTCTGGGCCGCCTATCGGCGCAGGACCGACTAG